The DNA region ATAAAGATTCCGTCAATTTCCTGACAGGTTTTAGATTGAAATCTTACAGAATAATATTAAAAAGGTAATTTTTAAGTATTAGTTCGCTTATGGAAGATTATTTTTCCATTGAAGAACCCTTGATTCAGATTACTTCCTTATTAAATTCGACTATAAACATATAATTCAAAAAATCTGAATTACAAACAATTACAATTTTCCATGAAATTTTTAAAGCAATTCGAATGCTAGAATTTGAGTAAAAAAAATAATAAAACTCAAAAGAAAAACAGAGAACTGATTGAAATATCTGTTCCCTTTCCCAATTTGGTAACTAAAGGAAATAAGTTTGAAGTTGCAGCACCTATAGTAAAACATCTGTATTTAATAGAAGCCATGCATCCTAATCCAATTCTTGCATTTCCTCCCGCAAAAAAACCAGGGCCTATCTCAAAAAAATCTTTCCAGTTGTAAGTATAACCAATCGACAACTGATTTGACAATTCATTAATCCTGAATTCATTCAAAAGACCTGACAAAGAAATATAAGCCCTGTGTTTGCTATATTGTACAAGTGTTCGGTTAAACAAAATTTTATCATCCTCTTTGCTTCTCCAGGAAAAGAGAATATTCAATCTTGGATTTAAAAAATGTTTATAACGGTCCGGAGTTCTATTTACTGTCAAGTCATTAAATATGGTATCGTCTTTAATCCCTTTAAAACCTTCATCTGGATTGAAACCTTCAAAATGAATGGATGAACTATGCTGCAGATGTTCAAGAGATTTATTGAATTTTATACCTCCAAGGTCTACCACAGAAAGAGATGCCGTATAATCTTTTAAATTAAAAGAAACACCCCCATCAAAAGCCATACCTATACCATTACTATTCAATGGATTTAATGAACTATTTAAGATATTAGAAGTATAGAGATCAAAATTTGAATTAACATCTATATACTTTGCGCTTTTATCCATATAAAAATCTACAGAAGCATTTTTAGTTAAGACAGATGCTATTCCCCAAAGAAACTTCACCCTCCCACCTGTGGAAATCGAAAAGTTTTTTCTTTTAAAAATTTTCCGTGTTCCACCAATAAAAAACTCCCTGTAATAAATACCATTGAGGTCAATATTACTAATTCTTTTACTCTGACCGGCAAAAGCTTTATCTGTTTCAAGAACAAGCCTCATAAGGTCTCCGGGAAATACCACTCCTGCCTCTGCCCGTTCTGCAATTCCTGCATTAAAAGCCCAATTGCCACGCAGTCTGTCAGGAACATAATAAGCTAAAATAGTAAATGCTGTCCCATTCATACGGATTCTGTTTGAATTCTTGAAATTTTCAGGATGATCAAGAATGTCGTTTTGAACATTCTGTTCACCATCCAATGCAGAAACCAATTTATTGAGCTTTATGAAATCATTACCAATTCCGGCATAACCATTGAGAGGAAAATAAATTTCAAACTGAGGACCGTTATCATTAAGAAATCCGGGATGATAATAGGACGTCAAACCTGAGAACTTATAAGATGCAATAGCGGGAATGATCGTCTGCGCAAGAGATGCCAAAGGAAGACCAATAAGCAAACAGCAGACTTTAAATTTCATATCCTAAATGGAAGTTTGAACCACAGTTTTCAAATTCAAATTAGCTTATATTATATTTTCAAAATCAAATCATTTTTAGGTTAAAACCTGAAGGTATTGCATAGATAAAAAATCCATAACATCAATCTTCCCTAAAGAAGCATCCAGGAATAATGATTATTATGAAAACTTATAATATTGCCCGGTGTTTACAAAAATATATTGATGCACTTCAATTCTGTATTTCCTGAAGAAAGGGAGAGCCAAAATGAATTACGCTTTTCTCTATAATTTTAAATTTAAGAGTAAGATTTAAAAAGCAGGGTTCTATAAGTAATCAATTTGATGTCCGTCTTGAAAAACTTAAATAAAAAACAGCCTTTACTGCGATTAAAGGCTGTCATTGGAGCATTAAATATTTATATAATCATGAAATTACAGCCCCCCTTTTAGATCTTTCCCAGGCTGCTGACTGATCCCCTTTCACAAACCTTATAAACCCAGCAAATACCGCATAATTCATTATAAAGAAATAATACGGGATAAACAACAATTTTACTCTCAACTCTCTATTGGCAAGATACCATCCGATCATTGCAGAAATATAAAATAGCACCTGTGCCGAAAATATTATTTGATATATATAATGCTCGAAAAACAACAGGCCGTTTGCCGGAAGCATCAGAAGCAGTAATACAGGTGTAATGCTCCATCTTAGCACTCTATGGGATATAAACTGAAATGCCAGCCAGAAATCCTTAAATGGATTCATTGCTGATACAAGTCTACTCATAGACTGCCACCCGCCTGCACAAATCCTTACTTTTCTCTTAAGTTCCTCCCTGACTGATGCAGATGCCGTTTCTAATGCATAGGCATTAGGTTCGTAAACAACTCTGTAGCCCTTTTCAGCTATTCTCATAGAAAGCATAAAATCATCCAGTATAGTATCAGTTTCCAGATCAGTGAACAATTCCTTTCTGAAAGAGAACAATTCACCAGCTGCTCCTACGATAGTTGACATTTCCGAATCCATACGTTTAAGAAAAGACTCATATTTCCAGTAAACTCCTTCTCCAGCGCTGGAGGCATTTTCTGCCTCCTTTGACATTATTCTCTTTTCTCCACTTACTGCACCTGTAAGTGGATCAGCATAATGCTTTACAATTTCTTTAATTGTCTGCTTAGGCAAAATAGTATTTGCATCTGAGAATATTACTATAGGAGAAGTAACATGCTTCATAGCTCTGTTTTCAGCAGCAGATTTGCCACCTCTTTGATCTTCATGCAGAAGAAGTATACTTTCATAGTGTTTTACTATTTCCGGAGTGCCATCATTAGATCCGTCGGTTATAAATATTATTTTCAGTTTATCTTTAGGATAATCCAGTTCAATAGAATTTTTTATTTTAGATTCTATAACCTCAGCTTCGTTATAACAAGGTACAACAAAACTTACTTCTGGCTGATAATCAACATCACCTGTCTTTCTTCTACCTTTAAATAACCTCTTAACTTTTACAAAGAAAAACATAACAATACCATATCCCATATATGTATAGAATACTACAAACAGGCCAATCCAGAAAATTATTTTTGAATAAAGAGTAATCCCATCCATATTTCAACCCATTTAGTTAACTCCGTTTTGCTTCACGAGTTCTTTAACCCTTTCCCATTTCTGTGTTCCAAAATCATATTGTTTAATAATTTTAGCAGGATTACCTGCAACGATAGAATATGGAGGTACATCTTTAGTAACCACACTGCCTCCTGCGACAACAGAGTGTTTGCCTATTTTAATACCTGCGGTAATAACGGAATTTGCACCAATCCATACTTCATCTTCTATTATGATATCCGCAACGGAACATTTCTGCAAACAAATAGGTGTAGAGATATCTTCATACCCATGATTTAAACCAGATACAACAATATTCTGAGCAAGGATAACATAATTTCCAATACTCACTGGTCCAATGATAACATTTGACATGCCAACCCTTACATGGTCACCAATCACTACAGGTCCCATTCCATTATTGACTGTAGAAAAATCTTCTATAGTAGAATTTTTCCCCATGACAAACGGATTAAAAGGAACTACATCCATTCTCGTTATTGGACGAATAATACTTCCTGATCCTTTTTTATGCACTAAAGGATTAATCAGCCATTTTACCCAGAATCTTGGCCTTGCCTGATTTTTAGGAATAAGCAATCTATGGATAATCTTCTTAAGTACAGGATCAGATTTTATTCTTTTTATAAATGCGTCAATTGTTTTCATATTTAAAATTATCAATAAAATTATTACTTACTTCTGCACTACTACTTTTTTAGCTTTAAACTTTTTACCTCTCTGCAACCTGCAGAAATAAACGCCTGAACTGAGATCCGTATCACTTATTGAATAATTATAAGACATTGAATACATTTTCTTAGCAGGTATAATTTCCTTAACCAACACTCCCCTTGCATCATAAAGTCCAAGACTAACTTCGCTATCTTCCTTAAGGAAAAACACTATCTTAGCCTCTCCCGCAAAAGGTGATGGATAAACCGAAAAATCATCCACTTCCTTGGCATAAGGAGACTCTATTGCACCTATATCTATTCCATTTCCCCTAGGTCTTTTATTCCCCACATAATCATCAGGAACAGGCATGCCCGGAACCTCTATTCCAGTATCAATCATGGGAGATTTATCAGATAGCATGAAACCATCCAGATAAAGCTCCTCCGTATTCTCAGCACTTATATTGGCAACTTCCCTCCATGAATCAGGATTTGCGACACTGAAAAAATTATTTCCTCTTGTTGTTACAAGAATGTTATTGATAAACTCATTTCCTGAACTATTGAAATTATTATTCAGGACAACACCTGAAGAGGCTTCTGAAAGAATTGTGTTATTAATGAGATGATAACCTTTACCTGGAGTGACCATGCTGTCTTCCAGCAAAATTGCCA from Sporocytophaga myxococcoides includes:
- a CDS encoding acyltransferase — its product is MKTIDAFIKRIKSDPVLKKIIHRLLIPKNQARPRFWVKWLINPLVHKKGSGSIIRPITRMDVVPFNPFVMGKNSTIEDFSTVNNGMGPVVIGDHVRVGMSNVIIGPVSIGNYVILAQNIVVSGLNHGYEDISTPICLQKCSVADIIIEDEVWIGANSVITAGIKIGKHSVVAGGSVVTKDVPPYSIVAGNPAKIIKQYDFGTQKWERVKELVKQNGVN
- a CDS encoding DUF5723 family protein — protein: MKFKVCCLLIGLPLASLAQTIIPAIASYKFSGLTSYYHPGFLNDNGPQFEIYFPLNGYAGIGNDFIKLNKLVSALDGEQNVQNDILDHPENFKNSNRIRMNGTAFTILAYYVPDRLRGNWAFNAGIAERAEAGVVFPGDLMRLVLETDKAFAGQSKRISNIDLNGIYYREFFIGGTRKIFKRKNFSISTGGRVKFLWGIASVLTKNASVDFYMDKSAKYIDVNSNFDLYTSNILNSSLNPLNSNGIGMAFDGGVSFNLKDYTASLSVVDLGGIKFNKSLEHLQHSSSIHFEGFNPDEGFKGIKDDTIFNDLTVNRTPDRYKHFLNPRLNILFSWRSKEDDKILFNRTLVQYSKHRAYISLSGLLNEFRINELSNQLSIGYTYNWKDFFEIGPGFFAGGNARIGLGCMASIKYRCFTIGAATSNLFPLVTKLGKGTDISISSLFFF
- a CDS encoding glycosyltransferase family 2 protein, which gives rise to MDGITLYSKIIFWIGLFVVFYTYMGYGIVMFFFVKVKRLFKGRRKTGDVDYQPEVSFVVPCYNEAEVIESKIKNSIELDYPKDKLKIIFITDGSNDGTPEIVKHYESILLLHEDQRGGKSAAENRAMKHVTSPIVIFSDANTILPKQTIKEIVKHYADPLTGAVSGEKRIMSKEAENASSAGEGVYWKYESFLKRMDSEMSTIVGAAGELFSFRKELFTDLETDTILDDFMLSMRIAEKGYRVVYEPNAYALETASASVREELKRKVRICAGGWQSMSRLVSAMNPFKDFWLAFQFISHRVLRWSITPVLLLLMLPANGLLFFEHYIYQIIFSAQVLFYISAMIGWYLANRELRVKLLFIPYYFFIMNYAVFAGFIRFVKGDQSAAWERSKRGAVIS